A window of Chitinophaga sp. MM2321 contains these coding sequences:
- a CDS encoding substrate-binding domain-containing protein, which produces MKGISIKDIAKQAGVSPTTVSFVLNGKAKEKRISEQVSKKIQKIATRLKYKPNQLARGLRTGKTKTIGLIVEDIANNFFASLAKVVEDEADKHGYKVLYGSTEDNTEKAKGLLEVLKYRQVDGYIITPTKNLDKEIELLKTAAKPIILMDRYFPHVSSHYVVVDNYKGAYNVTSHLAKQGYKKIAIVTIASDQIQMKDRLDGYTQALKDHQLPAGKNLVKRLAFEQDRESFNAEIKKFLVATKGIDAVFFATNYLGIYGIESIRSLGWQIGKQIGVVSFDDHDIFRLHSPSITCVSQPIGEIGRNIVEVLMKELNHPSASPQQIVLEPALIVRESTTL; this is translated from the coding sequence AGGATCAGCGAGCAGGTTAGCAAGAAAATACAGAAAATTGCGACCCGGTTAAAGTACAAGCCTAACCAGCTGGCGAGGGGGCTGCGTACCGGAAAAACGAAAACCATCGGGTTAATTGTAGAAGATATTGCCAATAACTTCTTTGCCAGCCTGGCTAAAGTAGTGGAAGATGAAGCCGATAAACACGGCTATAAAGTATTGTACGGTAGCACCGAAGACAATACGGAAAAGGCCAAAGGCTTACTGGAAGTACTCAAATACAGGCAGGTAGATGGTTACATCATTACACCCACCAAAAACCTGGACAAGGAAATTGAATTACTGAAAACAGCCGCCAAGCCCATCATACTGATGGACCGCTATTTTCCGCACGTCAGCTCCCACTATGTGGTAGTAGATAACTATAAAGGCGCGTACAATGTAACCAGCCACCTGGCGAAGCAGGGCTATAAAAAAATAGCCATCGTCACCATCGCTTCCGACCAGATCCAGATGAAAGACAGGCTGGATGGCTATACCCAGGCGCTGAAAGATCATCAGCTTCCTGCAGGTAAAAACCTCGTCAAACGCCTGGCCTTTGAACAGGACCGGGAAAGCTTCAATGCTGAAATTAAAAAGTTCCTGGTCGCCACCAAAGGCATTGATGCGGTGTTTTTCGCCACCAACTACCTTGGTATTTACGGTATCGAAAGCATCCGTTCCCTGGGATGGCAGATCGGCAAACAAATCGGCGTCGTGAGCTTTGATGACCACGATATTTTCCGTCTCCACAGTCCTTCCATCACCTGCGTATCACAGCCCATCGGTGAAATAGGCCGGAATATAGTGGAAGTACTCATGAAAGAACTTAATCACCCTTCTGCTTCCCCTCAACAGATCGTGCTGGAACCTGCACTGATTGTGCGGGAATCTACTACACTTTAA